The following proteins come from a genomic window of Chanos chanos chromosome 15, fChaCha1.1, whole genome shotgun sequence:
- the derl2 gene encoding derlin-2 isoform X2 produces the protein MAYQTFQQEYLQIPVVTRAYTTACVLTTAAQLELITPFQLYFNPDLILKNYQVWRLITNFLFFGPVGFNFLFNMIFLYRYCRMLEEGSFRGRTADFVFMFLFGGLLMTIFGTFVSLVFLGQAFTIMLVYVWSRRNPNVRMNFFGLLNFQAPFLPWVLMGFSLLLGNSIIVDLLGIAVGHVYFFLEDVFPNQPGGSRWLKTPSILKMLFDTPEEDVNYNPLPEERPGGFAWGEGRRLGG, from the exons ATGGCTTACCAGACATTCCAACAGGAATATCTACAGATTCCTGTGGTAACTAGGGCATATACTACTGCCTGTGTACTCACCACCGCTGCC CAATTAGAACTCATCACTCCTTTCCAGCTATATTTTAATCCTGATTTGATATTGAAGAATTATCAG GTATGGCGACTTATTAccaactttctcttttttggtcCAGTTGGATTCAACTTCTTATTCAACATGATTTTTTT ataccGCTACTGTCGAATGCTGGAGGAGGGCTCCTTCAGGGGCAGAACCGCTGACTTTGTCTTCATGTTCCTCTTTGGTGGCCTTCTGATGACC ATATTCGGCACCTTTGTGAGTCTTGTGTTTCTAGGTCAAGCCTTCACCATCATGCTGGTTTATGTGTGGAGCAGACGCAACCCTAATGTGCGAATGAATTTCTTTGGCCTTCTTAATTTCCAAGCTCCTTTCTTGCCGTGGGTGCTCATGGGATTTTCTCTGCTGCTAGGCAACTCAATCATCGTCGATCTTTTGG GAATCGCTGTGGGACATGTCTATTTTTTCCTGGAAGATGTGTTTCCCAACCAGCCAGGAGGTAGCAGATGGCTCAAGACTCCATCCATTCT TAAAATGCTTTTCGACACCCCAGAAGAGGACGTCAATTACAACCCCCTCCCAGAGGAGCGCCCAGGGGGTTTTGCCTGGGGGGAGGGCCGGCGTTTGGGGGGCTAG
- the derl2 gene encoding derlin-2 isoform X1: MAYQTFQQEYLQIPVVTRAYTTACVLTTAAVQLELITPFQLYFNPDLILKNYQVWRLITNFLFFGPVGFNFLFNMIFLYRYCRMLEEGSFRGRTADFVFMFLFGGLLMTIFGTFVSLVFLGQAFTIMLVYVWSRRNPNVRMNFFGLLNFQAPFLPWVLMGFSLLLGNSIIVDLLGIAVGHVYFFLEDVFPNQPGGSRWLKTPSILKMLFDTPEEDVNYNPLPEERPGGFAWGEGRRLGG, from the exons ATGGCTTACCAGACATTCCAACAGGAATATCTACAGATTCCTGTGGTAACTAGGGCATATACTACTGCCTGTGTACTCACCACCGCTGCCGTG CAATTAGAACTCATCACTCCTTTCCAGCTATATTTTAATCCTGATTTGATATTGAAGAATTATCAG GTATGGCGACTTATTAccaactttctcttttttggtcCAGTTGGATTCAACTTCTTATTCAACATGATTTTTTT ataccGCTACTGTCGAATGCTGGAGGAGGGCTCCTTCAGGGGCAGAACCGCTGACTTTGTCTTCATGTTCCTCTTTGGTGGCCTTCTGATGACC ATATTCGGCACCTTTGTGAGTCTTGTGTTTCTAGGTCAAGCCTTCACCATCATGCTGGTTTATGTGTGGAGCAGACGCAACCCTAATGTGCGAATGAATTTCTTTGGCCTTCTTAATTTCCAAGCTCCTTTCTTGCCGTGGGTGCTCATGGGATTTTCTCTGCTGCTAGGCAACTCAATCATCGTCGATCTTTTGG GAATCGCTGTGGGACATGTCTATTTTTTCCTGGAAGATGTGTTTCCCAACCAGCCAGGAGGTAGCAGATGGCTCAAGACTCCATCCATTCT TAAAATGCTTTTCGACACCCCAGAAGAGGACGTCAATTACAACCCCCTCCCAGAGGAGCGCCCAGGGGGTTTTGCCTGGGGGGAGGGCCGGCGTTTGGGGGGCTAG
- the mis12 gene encoding protein MIS12 homolog: MAQVEESDVEGHTLESLRLYEAQFFGFTPQTCMMRIHSAFLDCLYEMLLVVESVVVKKLSRGKEPTEELCLKTRESTQKLLQFLQERFKILSSRMESLLVNSVLSIPPNVLLPEDQSHQKYPQSTDQLMKLESSVAQLQKSYQAEVCAKQALLAELEEQKETQHQLEDVLKWIEELRSSWKQEGMGNVQGSFCHVMETVAQLQDIIGKVGKKTKRLDEL; the protein is encoded by the exons ATGGCGCAGGTTGAGGAAAGCGACG tggagGGACATACATTAGAGTCTCTCAGGCTATACGAGGCGCAGTTCTTTGGTTTCACGCCACAGACTTGCATGATGAGAATTCACAGTGCCTTTCTCGACTGTCTATACGAAATGCTATTGGTCGTGGAATCCGTTGTCGTTAAGAAGTTATCCCGTGGGAAAGAGCCAACAGAGGAGCTGTGTTTGAAGACGCGAGAAAGCACCCAAAAACTGCTGCAATTTCTTCAGGAACGATTTAAGATTCTCTCGAGTCGTATGGAGAGCCTCTTGGTAAACAGTGTCCTTTCAATTCCACCAAACGTTCTGCTACCAGAGGACCAGTCGCACCAAAAATATCCACAAAGCACAGACCAGCTTATGAAATTGGAATCCTCCGTCGCACAACTGCAAAAGTCTTATCAGGCAGAGGTATGTGCTAAGCAAGCCCTCCTTGCTGAAttagaggaacagaaagagacgCAGCATCAACTGGAGGACGTTCTCAAGTGGATTGAGGAGCTGCGGTCGTCGTGGAAACAAGAGGGCATGGGCAACGTTCAGGGCAGTTTCTGTCACGTGATGGAAACAGTTGCTCAGCTGCAGGACATTATTGGAAAGGTTGGCAAAAAGACTAAAAGACTTGATGAACTGTGA